In the Arthrobacter sp. Soc17.1.1.1 genome, TACAGCGCGAACGCGAGGGCGACGACGGCGGCCACCTGGCGCGCCATCATCAGGCTGAGGTCGAAGTAGGGGAAGATGTCCAGCTGGTCCGTGATGGCGTAGACCATGAAGAAGGCCACCGTGAAGTAGAGGAACTTCACCTGCCAGTCGTCACGGATGCCGGTGACGGCGAACAGCGGGATCAGCCACACCACGTACCAGGACTGGATCATGGGCGAGAGCAGCACGATCGCGGCGAAGGCGAACGCGAGCCGGCGCACGAGCCGGCTGTGGTCGCCGCGGAAGATCTGCAGCGCGATGATCACCAGGGAGGCCACGCGGGCCAGGGTGTTGAAGGCGTTGGTGATGTCCCAGCCGTTGAGTCCGACGGCGTCGCCGAGGGTCGCGATGACGAGGCCCATGAAGCCGATGGGTGCGTACCAGATCCACACGCTGCCCGGGGTGCTGAGCGCGCCCACCCAGCCGAAGCCGAAGGTGTTGACCATCCCCATGATCCAGAGCATGCCGAGGGACAGCCCGGCCGTGAGGAACCAGTAGAGGAAGCGCCGCGGCCAGGACGCGCCCCTGCCCGCCCACATCAGCCCGACGAAGGGCAGGAAGATCAGCGTGATCGGCTTGATGCCGACGGAGAGCGTGATGAGCAGGATGCCGAGGAGCGGCCGCCGCGTCGCCGCGAAGTAGAGCCCGGCGAGCGCGAGGCCGATCATCAGGGAGTCGTTGTGGATCGCGGCCACGAAGTTGATGAGGAACAGCGGGTTGGCGACGGTCAGCCAGAGGGCGCGGTTCGCGTTGATGGAGTGCAGTTCCGCCAGCTTGGGCACGAAGTAGACGCACAGGGCGACGCCGATGAGCGCGACGACCCGGAACAGGATGATCGAGGTGTCGGGGTGCCCGCCGGTGATCCTGACGATGCCCTCCTCGATCCACAGGAACACCGGGCCGTACGGGGTGGGGCTCTGGGCCCAGAGG is a window encoding:
- the mptB gene encoding polyprenol phosphomannose-dependent alpha 1,6 mannosyltransferase MptB, which encodes MPAQVPLTKVETQPGPNRPDVAVVQGFVGSLLMWMGSLGVGWLSLASAELRRNPVIIWLRFEPAGAVLSVLLLALGGMLLIRAWLRLGQRLNGWSDETRPYVLKAIVAWTIPLAAALPLFSRDVFAYIAQGQVMVAKLNPYVDGYSQISNYLQIGADDLWAQSPTPYGPVFLWIEEGIVRITGGHPDTSIILFRVVALIGVALCVYFVPKLAELHSINANRALWLTVANPLFLINFVAAIHNDSLMIGLALAGLYFAATRRPLLGILLITLSVGIKPITLIFLPFVGLMWAGRGASWPRRFLYWFLTAGLSLGMLWIMGMVNTFGFGWVGALSTPGSVWIWYAPIGFMGLVIATLGDAVGLNGWDITNAFNTLARVASLVIIALQIFRGDHSRLVRRLAFAFAAIVLLSPMIQSWYVVWLIPLFAVTGIRDDWQVKFLYFTVAFFMVYAITDQLDIFPYFDLSLMMARQVAAVVALAFALYLVFVDRSTKVLFRKCYRPLEPGQLH